Proteins encoded together in one Lathyrus oleraceus cultivar Zhongwan6 chromosome 5, CAAS_Psat_ZW6_1.0, whole genome shotgun sequence window:
- the LOC127088045 gene encoding transcription initiation factor TFIID subunit 4b, producing the protein MDPSIVKLLEDDEDETMHSGADVEAFQAALNRDIGGDASNAQLSDSDAGSNNSFSQSLPTWPTSSHDNQTDCQTQEPKIAQEQPSSEMELKQEGPVVEQMQNVTSQDASNPTLSHKQSQDECLQRQTVPVSHQHAQTNEVQKSEKDPVFNHEVIKTNNPNCESQYAKLQQMSNQQATVNEQPSSQINRSKQVPFGLLLPILIPQLAKDRAMQLQTLFNKLKRDEIPKDHFVRLMKGIVGDQMLRIALTKVQQQTKANAGSSGQQHPVRMPTVTSSGTKFNDPHALAQLHQRSMNATADHSHNTSSAIQVKSEPTYSTMDISAKKSQEHDVRVVQPNQLPSSGSNAVSQETERSSVHIQGLNKQQQQHIHFPSTYGSSGGNYNHFSGTTTGSSSLRPQPHPHDSHIRQIPHQNIGLNHLGVERQSSFTDPKRMPGGSVSAGVNNTAPQQTSTSWQPSAEQNSGLFSSVSYVKKEPNDLSIEQQHRHHLSKLQGLPSVNSGQTEQGSGVNQGTVKDEFSRGSLALTSLPPTTSASLLATSSVSQLDPTGSFISQIPASTSAMVSKAPLKRPLGQKKPLETLGSSPPPPSKKQKVSGSSLEQSIEQLNDVTAVSGVDLREEEEQLFSGSKEDSRASEASRRVVQEEEESLILLKAPLQRKLIEIMTECGLKGMGNDVEKCLSLCVEERMRGVISNIIRMSKQRVDIEKTRHRTVVTSDVRQQIMAMNRKAREEWEKKQAEVDKLRKLNDVDGGSGVDGDKEKDDGRNKATKVNKEVDDKMRTNAANVAARAAVGGDDMLSKWQLMAEQARQKREGGTDTASGSQPTKDVSRKSSPSSGRSTKDGQERERKGPNSLGNSASGRKFGKNNSPGSHTRIARSISVKDVIAVLEREPQMSKSSLLYRLHERIHSDTSIE; encoded by the exons ATGGACCCATCTATAGTCAAGCTTCTTGAAGATGATGAG GATGAGACTATGCATTCAGGAGCAGATGTGGAAGCGTTCCAAGCTGCATTGAATAGAGACATAGGCGGAGATGCTTCTAATGCTCAGCTTTCTGATTCAGATGCAG GAAGCAATAATTCATTCAGTCAATCATTACCAACGTGGCCAACTTCTAGCCATGACAACCAGACTGACTGTCAAACTCAGGAGCCTAAAATCGCCCAAGAGCAACCTTCATCTGAAATGGAGCTGAAGCAAGAAGGACCTGTCGTGGAACAGATGCAAAACGTTACCTCTCAAGATGCAAGTAATCCTACTTTATCACACAAACAATCTCAAGACGAATGTCTCCAACGCCAGACTGTACCAGTTTCCCACCAACATGCTCAAACAAATGAAGTTCAAAAATCTGAAAAAGATCCTGTCTTTAACCATGAGGTAATAAAAACAAATAATCCCAACTGTGAATCTCAGTATGCAAAATTGCAGCAGATGAGTAATCAACAGGCCACAGTAAATGAACAACCTAGTAGCCAAATCAATCGTAGTAAGCAGGTGCCATTTGGCTTATTGCTCCCTATCTTGATTCCCCAACTTGCCAAAGATAGAGCCATGCAACTTCAAACATTATTTAACAAATTGAAG AGAGATGAAATACCCAAAGACCATTTTGTACGGCTTATGAAAGGGATTGTGGGGGATCAGATGCTTAGAATAGCATTGACAAAAGTGCAACAACAA ACAAAAGCCAATGCAGGTTCTTCTGGACAGCAGCACCCTGTAAGGATGCCAACGGTTACTTCCAGTGGAACAAAATTTAATGATCCCCATGCGTTAGCACAACTGCATCAGAGAAGTATGAATGCTACTGCAGATCATTCTCATAATACTTCTTCAGCTATCCAAGTGAAAAGTGAACCGACCTATTCAACTATGGACATTAGTGCTAAAAAATCTCAGGAACATGATGTTCGAGTAGTGCAACCAAATCAATTACCATCATCAGGTTCTAATGCTGTCAGTCAAGAAACTGAAAGATCCTCAGTTCACATACAAGGCCTTAATAAGCAGCAACAGCAGCATATACATTTCCCATCGACATATGGAAGCAGTGGTGGTAACTATAACCATTTTTCCGGGACAACTACTGGTTCATCATCTCTCAGACCACAACCTCATCCTCATGATTCACACATAAGGCAAATTCCACATCAGAATATTGGTCTAAATCACTTAGGTGTAGAACGACAAAGTTCCTTCACTGATCCTAAGAGAATGCCAGGTGGATCTGTGTCGGCTGGTGTAAACAATACAGCACCACAACAAACTTCAACTTCTTGGCAACCTTCAGCAGAACAAAATTCTGGCTTGTTTTCATCTGTTTCATATGTAAAAAAGGAACCTAACGACCTTTCTATTGAGCAGCAACATAGGCATCATTTATCTAAATTGCAGGGGTTGCCTTCTGTTAATTCCGGTCAAACTGAACAGGGTAGCGGTGTCAATCAAGGCACTGTAAAGGATGAGTTTTCAAGAGGTTCTTTAGCACTCACTAGCTTACCACCTACAACATCTGCTAGCTTGCTCGCAACAAGCTCTGTATCTCAACTAGATCCAACTGGCTCT TTTATTTCTCAGATCCCAGCTAGCACTTCTGCTATGGTGTCTAAGGCACCTCTAAAAAGACCTCTTGGCCAGAAGAAACCGCTTGAAACACTTGGTTCTTCACCTCCTCCTCCAAG TAAGAAACAAAAGGTGTCTGGGTCATCTCTGGAACAAAGCATTGAACAGCTTAATGATGTTACAGCTGTTAGTGGTGTTGATCTTAGG GAGGAGGAAGAGCAGTTATTTTCTGGGTCCAAAGAGGACAGTCGAGCTTCAGAAGCATCTCGAAGAGTTGTGCAAGAAGAGGAAGAAAGTCTGATTTTGCTGAAAGCTCCATTGCAGAGAAAATTGATTGAAATTA TGACCGAGTGTGGCTTGAAAGGCATGGGTAATGATGTGGAAAAATGCTTGTCACTG TGTGTTGAAGAGCGAATGCGCGGAGTAATAAGTAACATAATCAGAATGTCAAAACAG AGGGTTGATATTGAGAAAACTAGGCATCGAACTGTTGTCACTTCAGATGTTCGACAGCAAATCATGGCAATGAATAGGAAAGCAAGGGAAGAGTGGGAGAAAAAACAGGCCGAAGTAGACAAGCTCCGGAAACTAAATGAT GTAGATGGTGGTTCCGGAGTTGATGGCGACAAGGAGAAGGATGATGGTCGCAATAAAGCAACAAAG GTGAACAAGGAAGTAGATGACAAAATGAGGACAAATGCTGCAAATGTTGCAGCCCGAGCTGCTGTTGGGGGAGACGACATGCTGTCAAAGTGGCAACTTATGGCTGAGCAAGCCAGGCAGAAACGTGAAGGGGGAACAGACACTGCATCTGGTTCTCAGCCAACCAAAGATGTCAGCCGCAAATCTTCACCATCATCAGGAAGGAGCACAAAAGACGGTCAAGAAAGGGAGAGAAAAGGTCCAAATTCTCTTGGGAACTCAG CATCTGGTAGGAAATTTGGGAAAAATAATTCCCCTGGATCTCATACTCGCATAGCTCGTAGCATCTCTGTGAAGGATGTGATTGCAGTCTTGGAGAGGGAACCTCAGATGTCCAAATCATCACTCTTATATCGATTGCATGAGAGAATTCATTCTGATACTTCAATCGAATAA